TAAAAGTACGTAGTTTGGAACCAATAAAAACCAAtaaagtgtaataaaaactCTACATTAAACGTAATTAAatcaaactaaaaataattcagAGAAGTAGCAATAGTATAGCTATGAAATACTTGAGACATATTtaacagataataaatataaaatttttctCACAAAACATTAAACAAGAAATGATGTATTCTGGCAAATTTTAGGAATTTAgttgaaataaaaaaccggccatgtgcgagtaaaactcgcgcaccgaggctgagagttctctactacagaagaagtaaaacggtaagaatcacttttgttaacgaaccgcaaaactaactttgtgtAAGAATAggtttccaatccaatccaatccaatccatcagcctgtttgcgtccactgctggacataggcctttccaagagcgcgccaaattggcgctgctcattagaagtagtgcccatacagaccacgctgggcaggcggggtggtcagcgcagggctgtaggctatttcgcaccagtgacgctgctgcccgtctctggtctgtattatttaaagccaagccatatggaatggttaatatcccgccattcttcggtcgtcatatcctcgtccgctgattcgcagggggcaccacgtgcaggtgaggttgacatttggggtgctaagatgttagcgcacccccttacccccctTACTTTACCTTAGAATAggtttattgttataatatcaaaaaaactatGGTAGTTAAAGCGTTGGCTTTATTTTTTccgtaaaatatacataaaattctattgaccataattattaattatttttttaatattacaataaaacttttaaaacaaCTATTAAAGTTAACCTTCTTGACCAAAATTTTCCATAAACTTCTTAAGTTTGATCATGTCATTATCATTTACAGTCGGTTTGGAAGTAGCCAGAGATCTAAACATGTCCGACTTTGTAACTGGAGGCTCATCGAGCTTCTCACTCGGCACCTCCATCCAAGTCATCTCCACAGCACCTGGTTCACCAGGCGAACATGGGGTCAATAAATCGTTGACAATTACACGTGGATCTGTAGGACTGGGGCCACTAACTTTTTTGAAGTGTGTAGCAGACTGAACCTTTCTGATAGGTTGCATTAAAGCATCGCGAACGACAATACCTATGTCAGCTCCTGAATATCCTTCGGTTTTTGCTGCCAAAACTTTTATGTCTTCATCGCTCAGTTGGTGTCTTGTGTTACCAAGATGCAACTTAAACATATCTAACCGAGCACGCTCCTCAGGCAAAGTAATGTAGATACGCTTCTCAAATCTCCTTCGTATAGCAGCATCAAGAACCCATGGGATATTTGTAGCTCCTAGCACAAGGATGCCATCCATATCATTTCCAACACCTTGCATCTGTACAAGGAACTCGGTTTTAATCCTTCTGGCAGATTCAGATTCATTGTCAGAGCGCGATGAGCAAAATGAGTCTACTTCATCAATAAATATGATACTCGGCTTGTGTTGACGAGCAAGTTCAAACAAATTTCTCACTAGCTTCTCAGACTCTCCTACCCATTTAGACACAAGATCAGATGATGATACAGAAAAGAATGTAGAATTGTTGGCTTCAGTAGCTACAGCTTTAGCAAGATAAGATTTACCAGTACCAGGAGGGCCAAAGAGTAAAATACCCTTCCAAGGAATCCTCTTACCTCTAAATAGGTGAGGGAATTTTATAGGTAAGATAACAGCTTCTTTCAAGGCTTCCTTGGCTACTTCGAGTCCAGCCACATCATTCCATTTGACGTCTGGTTTTTCTACCACTATGGCACCCTCTAGCTTTCCTTGCAACTTTTTCTTCTCTAGATCATCTGAATCACTGTCGCCGACTTTCTTCTTTTTGTCCTTCTTGAGACATTCTTTCAGTTTCTCAGCCCTATCCAAGTACTGTAAGCACTTAGCTCTTATATTCTCTTTAGCCCTGTCACCCCGGGCCTCATATTTCACTGCATGCAATAAATATTCTACACCATGCTCATAAAGTCGTAAAGCTGCTTCATAATTCTTGTTTTTGTCTTCTTCGGTAGCTTTAGTAACAAGATCGATACCTTTCTGTAGTTTATTAGGTGATGCCATCCTGGATTAAATTAcctgtaataattttataattttatttcaaaatgtcGTACACACAGTAGAcaacattaaaaaatacttacataattaaataacaaCTAACATAAATACTTAAATCATTAAAATACAGCATTAAATACTTGAATTGTTCGATGtttttaatgttataattttaagcttatttcgtggtttaacgacattatattgtacaaaaaacgggtacataccaggATTAATAATTAGCACGCATCACTgcactgcagtcccgtcgtgaccacgatgCAATGcatgtataagataaatggttagagttgctatttatttcttgaaattgctactaaactctttagattttgcttaagaattaattctaaaccattgacattttatttgtaaacagaggcacgtcaaaatgatagacaaaatactacagacgtaacagataatatatagcagctaatccaaaggtcttacatggtgaaattgattttattatattttagaagtaaagtaattgtagatttaaatagagtataatgtggaattttgaagtgtataaatttaaaactaaagtttaatctctattgtcgactctattgaatttgagttttatatggtatcattatacttatggaaagggtagccaaagggctataaatggctctgctttgacggtagacatcattaattttcctatttttaataagaagctgtgacatacctacaggtacgaatattgttgattttatatttctattgttatactatgtatgttgtttaatgtgtaatttgttattcaactggtattcctttgtaatagtttatgcttatacccgatgtgggttggatatgttatggtaataccatagttgtatctatttttcaataattgtggatagacaccgccgagttttttcttgccagttctttctctcggtagatatgctttttcgaactggcggtagatttttcttaaaggaaataataaattatttaatgataaagcaataagtaatggtaaagataaactttgatatggagggatttttccctgaataaaacagtttatttccttatacaatcttttattttgtctcctacctacaaccacgccctagcttattgataacgaactaaggtttagactctcagtaggttgattcctgactctattgtctctatacttctgaggctaatctagcatcagaagtgggatacgatatggctgaattgtgccttttctaatgcagtttgtacaagtttcagaaataccggcgaattcggatggctttgtgaaaagccatcaaagatgttccaacaggcgttgtgatgactgacgtccacgagaggtaccacaatggacattggataccctaaatctggaaatcttaatatgaaaatatggtatgaaaaaaaaagtgaaagtgaattaaaacttttttgcaagacaatttttcaggcaggtaggccttagaaagttttattgcgtaatcatggacctattaatactctgtgtaatgtagtaacacagtttcatagtacctgtcgtcattttatttgttttaaaactaattgtattatagaaataaagatgtgggtactaaataaataaaatttttgcgggtaattttgtgttcagtatagatgttctgtttcaatgactcagattaatgtttgaaggtgtttaatcgcatgatgtcccagctagtaacacaaatcgatattacgtaaattaatgttaaaaatttgcaggtagttagttggtatgaaatttttattaaatgatcatacgataaaatgtggttaaatgtcagactgaccgagcggtgaaaaactaaagcaagtttgtcagtaaatatttactgatgattaatttgtgttctattttaatttacgtctgacgtctagccgtatattcgtaatttatatgatagtgatgttgacattgaatcattgaatattgttttacgagtgatgagtcatcttactttttttttagttatgttcttgaggcatttcctatgtaagtacttcgagaacgaagtacttttcaggttggccgaatagatgtatataatttatttatgtgttacataatgacagagagaaaagaaggaaaaaaaagaaccaaaaaaaaaaaaaaagaaaaaaaaaaattttttttttgttgtaattttgtttcaaattaagaacaatacagaaatacatattgcatcattcgttaaatattgatgattcattgatcagaaacgcgattagcgtggccatttttgtaaatttgctattgactttgcatcggagttctcactcgcgaaacgtagagatgaaagatttgtgatacctacctacaataattaagaaattttgttggagtttatttttgtagtttttatataaggataggttaggctgctgatgtcttatcctgttgctatgccgctaagtctagtagctactgattgtttgatgtcattgttttttttatatatacccaccgttatgtaatgtgatgtaatggagctgccaatccacacttggccagcgtggtggactatggttaaacctgaaacttaaatttagaatattggaatttagagattattgactacccacttgtgtttaatattttttaatgccgtattttgttgttttgtttgaataatacttttgatttttttgacgtttttgatgtttgaagtgtttaactatttttgatattgattacttctttgacgatctttttaatgtaaattatttttgtggtattttttgacattttagtttttgatacctacctttatgtttttatttacgatctttttggatttttatattttattgtggaaaaatgttttggtatttatttaaaaaggaaggttgttggcacatcattggatgtgggaagcaacaaatgtttttgtatagtccaaggactgattgcagatagacaaaaagagattgaatagaaaatatttttaaaagtaaacgataattagataagtttactctttgattatttttacttcttctaacatagtagttagttttgttttgatatatcttacatataattactttttatatacctaccctttgtttttgactttggtactttaggagtaagagtcgatggtattttattatttttgcaaaattattaacttgaaattgaaaaaaagttcttatgatttaacttattttgaaatattaatatttttgtaactttttcattttgatggttcttttttatgaaacatattattttaaattctgataatttacaatttgttcagttgcaatttttctttgtttaatattcatctctatattttattggaatttatttaaaactttgatcaaatgttcgatcaatggaaaaattgtatagtgatatatggatcaaaaccaatggtgttaagggacaattttatgatggtttacgatgttgccttaaaaccaatggtgtagaaggatattttgtagatgatactttaaaacgttggaaccaacggtgttgaaaagtatttttataatatcgctttaataccagtggtgttaaaaatattttttgatattggtttaaaaccaatggggttaaaggatatcttgtttggaaacatttatgtgctgtggcgagaaaaatatttcttgtatttttgagagtaaactgtgtggtaattttgtatgtcacacacatgtttaaaatgtttttttaaattttgttggaagccacagacatgttgtttgaaaaaaaaaaaaaaaaaaaaaatgttttgatgttgttaaaaatttactttacgaattgtttgtttttattttgttgcttcgagaacgaagcaattgtcagtttggccgtataagataaatggttagttgctatttatttcttgaaattgctactaaactctttagattttgcttaagaattaattctaaaccattgacattttatttgtaaacagaggcacgtcaaaatgatagacaaaatactacagacgtaacagataatatatagcagctaatccaaaggtcttacatggtgaaattgattttattatattttagaagtaaagtaattgtagatttaaatagagtataatgtggaattttgaagtgtataaatttaaaactaaagtttaatctctattgtcgactctattgaatttgagttttatatggtatcattatacttatggaaagggtagccaaagggctataaatggctctgctttgacggtagacatcattaattttcctatttttaataagaagctgtgacatacctacaggtacgaatattgttgattttatatttctattgttatactatgtatgttgtttaatgtgtaatttgttattcaactggtattcctttgtaatagtttatgcttatacccgatgtgggttggatatgttatggtaataccatagttgtatctatttttcttgccagttctttctctcggtagatatgctttttcgaactggcggtagatttttcttaaaggaaataataaattatttaatgataaagcaataagtaatggtaaagataaactttgatatggagggatttttccctgaataaaacagtttatttccttatacaatcttttattttgtctcctacctacaaccacgccctagcttattgataacgaactaaggtttagactctcagtaggttgattcctgactctattgtctctatacttctgaggctaatctagcacatgcatgcaactgagtcgaaatatcggtaGTTAAAAATTGCCTAATAAATCGTGGTATATACCCgtttcatacaatacaatatgtctTTAATGTAACCTAGGATTAAAAgaatttaagaaaataataaatagcatAATTGGACGCTGAGTGATAGgcagggggattccaacatcaatgggcaATACAGTGTCAACCCTCAAAAACTATTATCGCGATTTTGATGTCAAACAAGGTCATATTACAATAACGCACATCTTGCAAAATAGTGTCATGTGATAAAAAGCGATCATCAcatcgaaaaattaaaaaaaaataacttgaaaCGAATCGGTTTCCAACTAACAACATTAATTCTCAATACGTATAAGACATAAGTCCCGCAAGACGACGTGTGTCAGcagtagactgaagtttcgaactgatggtatattttcacttaaatatacgtcaaatgacgccaaaatgacgtcatttcgatgttaatgatacatgtttccagcgcaatagcaatacGGCGTATGGTCAAAGGGAAGTagagtaggtaccctataggttttcttgacagacaagacagacagacggatagacagacaaacagacaacgaagtgatcctataagggttcctagagcctcaatagctcaacgggtaaaggagtggactgaaaaccgaaaggttgacggttcaaaccccgcccgttgcattattgtcgtaccttctcctagcacaagcttgacgcttagttggagcggaatggggaatattagtcatttaacatggctaatattcttttttttaaaaattcttttgaggtacggaaccctaaaaagggccGAATTGCAGACCGCCTCCTtaggaagtcggttaaaataaaGTGGGGTTATGTCACAGGAGGCTCAAGGATAATATTTTTCAGGTTCAGACTTCAGTCAACACGTGTTACATACGCAATATTATGTATGTGTGACGTAATGGGACAAATATTTTTTCCCCCGtgagtgtgactcaacgggaacaaCAACACATTTTGTTCCGTTACCGTAACGTGCTTtcttctattttaaatttcgcGCCATCAGATCATAGACACTGACACTTCGAATTAGTGCAATGACAGCACGCAGCTCAATCAGCTGTCATGCATGTCGTACGGTCAGCTGTCACCGCCCACTCAACGGTCAACGTAATCAATACACCTTTAACGCTGGTGCGAAAACCATCGCGCGCGCATCTTTTCTATCGACAATCAACGTCATCAAACCAAAAATCCCTGGATCCAGGTGGAATACCAACGAGTGCAATCAGCAGTTCAAGGTACGTACGTGCATTATACTGTTATTGCCTAATTTCGAAGTGTATAACATCGTTTTCGTAGATCGAAAGGTCTAGTGTCCCAATGTAGCCGGGCCACCGAAGTGCAAGTAGCTACATTATTTGGTGCCGAAACCCTCGGGAACTTCCACCTAGTTTATAACGATCAATTTGTGTATGGTATTTCTGGTTAATTGTAATTCGTAACGTCGTAACTTAGGTCAATTCGGTCAAAATCGATACTTTCTTTGTTCTCGCGGTCTAAGTTGCTCCTTTTCCAACCCAACTTACCTACATTCgttagtacctacatagattGAACCAGCTCGAACAGGGATTTTAGCGTATTTAACGTAAAAGCATTGAATTACTGAAGTTCAAATGAACAATCACTTCAACCTATCGGTGTTTATTTTCTAAACTGCTTTCAGTTATTCAAACTTTAATTCGTTATGTTATAACAGCAATGATTCTATCACAATATTAACGCATGTTTTAATGTTCTACAATTAACAATATTTAAGTTCTTAAATTGCAATAATTGTTTTCGTAACAAAATTACAGGGTAGGTTCaacattttaataaacctaatctTTTCTAGTATCAACCTTATTATTGAAGAAATAAGGTCCATGTTTCTGTGTTCAAGTTTTCGATAAAGAGTTATTGCAGTGTACAGTTCACCCACAAGTTTGCGCGCAGCTTACATAcattttcatatattttgtaacaaaaCTTGTGTGCTGCACTGTATTTCATACAGATTGGAATAGTTATAGCAGTGCGTACAGTTCACCCAACAAGTTTACGCGTAGCTTgcatatattttcatattattgtgTAACAGAACTTGTGTGCTGCACTATACCTCATACTAAAATTAATTCGTTTTAGAACCTAGTTACGTACCTGTTTTGCTTATAAGTCGTATTGAATGCTATTTTATCGTGGTGTTCTAGTTATATGTTAAGGcttaaatcatatatttacaaaaatgtcTGTTGTAAAAAAGCATTCCTCTCGCAAATCAAGCATTCTTAAGAAGTCGCGTTCGAAATCACAGGAAGCTGAGTACACGATACATGACTTATCCTCATTACGGAGGCAACGAACGATCGCTTATAAACGGATGTGTAAGGCATTGGAAATCGGGGTTTCAGCTGTGAATGATCACGCTCAGCGGGAAATGTTTTTCTCATATCATCAGGATATTAAGAAAATCGCTTCTAATTTTGAAGACGCACACTTTACGATCCTGGAAATTCAGGACGATACGGAAAAGGATGATACTGAAATGCAAGAACGTTTTGACGAAATGTATTATAAGGTTATATCAATTTATCGCAGCTTAACTAAAAATGAATCTTGCACACCTCAGCCGCAATGTAGTTCGATGTCGAATGTTCGGTTACCGAAAATACAACTTCCTACCTTCACTGGAGACATTAAACGTTTTCCTGAGTATTTCGACACTTTTAATGCATTGATACATAACTCGGCTTCTCTTAGCGACACTGAGAAATTTCATTACCTAATTTCTTCTCTCAATGGTGATGCGTTAACGGTAGTAAAAACGTTTCCACTTAGCAGCGAATATTATCGCGATGCGTACGCTGCGCTTATCGCACGCTATAAATGTAAGCGAGAATTAGCTTTTACGTGTTGGAAGGAGATTCTTAATATGAACTTCAACGTCAAGGATGCTCACGAGTTTCGGAAGTCACTTGACCTATTCGAAgaaaatttatgtattttaaaatcagtgCATTTGCCAGTTGATCATTGGGATTTCGTgttagtatataatattttatcgaaATTGGACACGAACTTGCGCCGTGATTTTGAAGAGAAGCATTCAGATACTGAACTACCTTCTTATACACAACTCAAAGAATTTTTACATTCTAAATGCGAAGCTCTCTTACGCGATACACATTTTACCGAACAAGCTAAGCAAATTAAACCTACTCAAAAGGTTTCTTTTCAACCTGCTCAAGCTAAGCGTGTACCTGCATCACATGTTCTCATAGCAGCGGAGGAGAGTCTAGCTGAAGTGCATAGTCCGACACCTGTGACGCGTCCTGTCACTTGCTCCTTTTGTAACGAATCGCACAGCATCTCATCATGTCCGGAATTCCTAAAAAAATCAGTTGACGAACGGATGAACATAGCAACTGAAAAAAGCTGGTGTTA
This genomic window from Maniola hyperantus chromosome 5, iAphHyp1.2, whole genome shotgun sequence contains:
- the LOC117982091 gene encoding vacuolar protein sorting-associated protein 4-like, with product MASPNKLQKGIDLVTKATEEDKNKNYEAALRLYEHGVEYLLHAVKYEARGDRAKENIRAKCLQYLDRAEKLKECLKKDKKKKVGDSDSDDLEKKKLQGKLEGAIVVEKPDVKWNDVAGLEVAKEALKEAVILPIKFPHLFRGKRIPWKGILLFGPPGTGKSYLAKAVATEANNSTFFSVSSSDLVSKWVGESEKLVRNLFELARQHKPSIIFIDEVDSFCSSRSDNESESARRIKTEFLVQMQGVGNDMDGILVLGATNIPWVLDAAIRRRFEKRIYITLPEERARLDMFKLHLGNTRHQLSDEDIKVLAAKTEGYSGADIGIVVRDALMQPIRKVQSATHFKKVSGPSPTDPRVIVNDLLTPCSPGEPGAVEMTWMEVPSEKLDEPPVTKSDMFRSLATSKPTVNDNDMIKLKKFMENFGQEG